The following are encoded in a window of Chryseobacterium sp. genomic DNA:
- a CDS encoding outer membrane beta-barrel protein encodes MKKLLLCAVVAVSASAFGQRAQKGDLQVNAGIAFPHRYADNVGLYAGLDYGIHNDITLGMEARFGAKDYGYGVDGRWFGLGFNGNYHFNRIMQIPNNFDFYAGATIGFNTFDYNHPNDKDWREPYRSEAGVSAQVGGRYFFNNNFGLNAEANVGNVFNGGKFGITYKF; translated from the coding sequence ATGAAAAAGCTATTATTATGCGCTGTTGTCGCGGTTTCGGCATCAGCTTTTGGGCAAAGAGCTCAAAAAGGGGATTTACAGGTGAATGCAGGGATCGCATTTCCACACCGCTATGCGGACAATGTAGGGCTTTATGCAGGACTGGATTATGGGATTCATAACGATATTACTTTGGGTATGGAAGCTCGGTTTGGCGCCAAGGATTATGGTTACGGTGTAGACGGCCGCTGGTTCGGATTAGGTTTCAACGGGAACTACCACTTTAACCGGATTATGCAGATACCTAATAATTTTGATTTCTATGCAGGTGCAACAATTGGATTTAACACCTTCGACTATAATCATCCGAATGACAAGGATTGGAGAGAACCTTACCGTTCCGAAGCCGGAGTGTCGGCGCAGGTTGGTGGCCGGTACTTCTTCAACAATAACTTTGGTCTCAACGCCGAGGCTAATGTAGGTAATGTGTTTAACGGGGGAAAATTCGGTATCACTTATAAATTCTGA
- the rpsF gene encoding 30S ribosomal protein S6, which produces MNNYETVFILTPVLSDAQVEEAVKKFEDLLTSRNCEIVAKENWGLKKLAYPIQLKKNGFYTLIEFKGEGDVVADLELAFKRDERVIRFLTTKLDKHAIDYAVTRRTKVKTAKA; this is translated from the coding sequence ATGAACAACTACGAGACTGTTTTCATTTTAACTCCCGTTCTATCTGACGCACAGGTGGAGGAAGCAGTGAAAAAATTTGAAGATCTTCTGACTTCACGGAATTGCGAAATTGTTGCCAAGGAAAATTGGGGACTTAAGAAACTGGCGTATCCAATCCAACTGAAAAAGAATGGATTTTATACTTTAATTGAATTTAAAGGCGAAGGAGATGTAGTAGCTGATCTGGAACTGGCGTTTAAGCGTGACGAGAGAGTAATCCGTTTCCTTACCACTAAGCTGGATAAGCATGCGATCGATTATGCAGTTACAAGAAGAACTAAAGTGAAAACTGCGAAAGCTTAA
- a CDS encoding porin family protein has translation MKKVFLAAALALFAATDAQTRFGLKAGYSNSVLNSSDEAQLEGIGMDKKGKSGFYAGAFGEYQLTEKFALQGELQYAKLGGNYSGSFAQDGMSFTMDMGFNLDQIIVPVSAKYYVIPALGLTAGPYAAFTVGNNVTVDANSPNLTAEENSMLNSLLAQYENELTNEFDRSLEKTNFGIHIGAEYTVYRSLFLEARYNIGLSNLEKDTDTETKMNFFQVGLGWKF, from the coding sequence ATGAAAAAAGTATTTTTAGCAGCTGCCCTGGCATTATTCGCGGCAACTGATGCACAGACACGTTTTGGCCTGAAAGCAGGTTATTCCAATTCTGTTCTGAACTCTTCTGACGAAGCACAGCTGGAAGGTATCGGCATGGACAAGAAAGGGAAATCCGGATTTTATGCAGGTGCATTTGGTGAATATCAGCTTACTGAAAAGTTTGCACTTCAGGGTGAACTTCAATATGCGAAATTGGGTGGCAACTATAGCGGAAGTTTTGCGCAGGATGGAATGAGTTTTACAATGGATATGGGTTTCAATTTAGACCAGATCATTGTTCCTGTATCTGCAAAATACTACGTAATTCCTGCTCTGGGTCTTACTGCAGGACCATATGCAGCTTTTACTGTGGGCAATAATGTAACCGTAGACGCAAACAGTCCAAACCTTACGGCAGAAGAGAATTCAATGTTGAACTCACTTTTGGCCCAGTACGAAAATGAACTTACTAACGAATTTGACAGAAGCCTGGAAAAAACAAACTTCGGAATTCATATAGGTGCAGAGTATACCGTTTACCGTTCTCTTTTCCTAGAGGCCAGATATAACATTGGTTTGTCCAATTTGGAGAAAGATACCGATACCGAAACAAAAATGAATTTCTTTCAGGTAGGACTGGGCTGGAAATTTTAA
- a CDS encoding outer membrane beta-barrel protein, with protein MKKVLLVGAVALFGAVNAQMETSVEGFVKGDTFITGAIGYTSAKQNNFEESAFTVAPSVGYFVSPNIAVGARVGYTNGKTEDTFASVTVNEEVETANAGLFGRYYTTPASRFSLFGELNVNYSAAKYTENNGVTSMAAKYNGFNFGIAPGVNYFINKNFALEAAVGVLSYSTMKEDVAGAEAVDTFNFGLNFTDVTLGLVYKF; from the coding sequence ATGAAAAAGGTATTATTAGTAGGTGCAGTAGCACTTTTCGGAGCTGTAAACGCTCAGATGGAAACTTCTGTTGAAGGTTTTGTAAAAGGTGACACATTCATCACCGGTGCAATTGGTTACACATCTGCCAAGCAGAACAATTTCGAAGAGAGCGCTTTCACTGTAGCTCCAAGTGTAGGTTATTTCGTAAGCCCTAACATTGCTGTAGGTGCAAGAGTGGGTTACACTAACGGAAAAACTGAAGACACTTTTGCTTCTGTTACAGTTAACGAGGAAGTAGAAACAGCTAATGCAGGTCTTTTCGGTAGATATTATACAACTCCTGCGTCAAGATTCTCTCTTTTTGGCGAACTTAACGTAAACTATTCCGCTGCAAAATACACGGAGAACAACGGAGTTACTTCTATGGCTGCAAAGTACAACGGTTTCAATTTCGGTATCGCTCCTGGTGTTAACTATTTCATCAACAAAAACTTCGCTCTTGAAGCTGCTGTAGGTGTACTTAGCTACTCTACTATGAAAGAAGATGTAGCTGGTGCTGAGGCTGTAGATACGTTCAACTTCGGTCTTAACTTCACTGATGTAACATTAGGATTGGTTTACAAATTCTAA
- a CDS encoding PhoH family protein, producing the protein MFELNYELEGIDAKIFYGVNNQYFNLIKSTFPTLKITGRDHHIFAMGNQEALDVFRTKLDDLVNFISQNHSITLKDVENILNIKDDSEKQLVFDTDIIVKGVNGKVIKAKTTNLKKLVRESEKKDMIFAIGPAGTGKTYTSVALAVRALRDKEVKRIILTRPAVEAGESLGFLPGDLKEKLDPYLQPLYDALRDMIPHEKLEGFIEKRVIEVAPLAFMRGRTLDEAFVILDEAQNTTHSQMKMFLTRMGMNAKFIITGDPSQVDLPLRQKSGLKEAMRILNEVKEIGFVHLTEEDVVRHPVVRKIINAYTTEEKRVKEE; encoded by the coding sequence ATGTTTGAACTGAACTATGAACTAGAAGGTATTGATGCAAAAATATTCTATGGGGTAAACAATCAATACTTTAACCTGATAAAATCAACCTTTCCCACACTTAAAATTACCGGCCGCGACCATCATATATTTGCCATGGGCAACCAGGAGGCGCTGGATGTTTTCCGCACGAAGCTGGATGATCTGGTGAATTTCATCTCGCAAAACCATTCCATTACCCTTAAGGATGTTGAGAATATTCTCAATATTAAAGACGACAGTGAAAAGCAACTTGTCTTTGACACTGACATTATAGTGAAGGGCGTAAACGGCAAGGTGATCAAGGCCAAAACCACCAACCTGAAAAAACTGGTACGCGAAAGCGAAAAGAAAGATATGATCTTCGCTATCGGTCCTGCCGGAACAGGGAAAACCTATACTTCGGTAGCACTGGCTGTTAGAGCACTGCGGGATAAGGAAGTGAAGAGGATTATCCTTACACGTCCGGCGGTGGAGGCCGGAGAAAGCCTGGGGTTTCTGCCCGGCGACCTTAAAGAAAAGCTGGATCCTTATCTGCAGCCTTTGTACGATGCGCTTCGGGATATGATTCCGCACGAAAAACTGGAGGGTTTTATAGAAAAACGGGTAATTGAAGTAGCTCCGCTGGCTTTTATGCGCGGACGTACACTGGACGAGGCCTTTGTGATTTTGGATGAAGCACAGAACACAACACACTCGCAGATGAAAATGTTCCTTACGCGAATGGGGATGAATGCGAAATTCATCATTACAGGTGATCCTAGTCAGGTAGACCTGCCGCTGCGTCAGAAATCAGGTCTTAAAGAGGCTATGAGGATTTTGAATGAAGTAAAGGAAATCGGTTTTGTGCATCTCACCGAAGAAGATGTGGTACGCCATCCGGTAGTGCGCAAGATCATCAATGCTTACACCACCGAAGAAAAGCGGGTGAAGGAAGAGTAA
- the rplI gene encoding 50S ribosomal protein L9 yields MDIILKQDVENLGLEFDTVSVKPGYARNFLLPKGYALLATPKNKAALAETLESRKEEEAKLVADATAKIEQLKKTQLTIATKVGAGDKLFGSINNANLAEELAKAGVDIDRKYIKIPGNNIKRTGKFAAQVRLHRDVEYTYEFDVVSDAPPAPAAPKAEPKKVEAAAEETSEEA; encoded by the coding sequence ATGGATATTATTCTAAAACAGGACGTTGAGAACTTAGGACTTGAGTTTGATACTGTAAGTGTGAAACCGGGTTATGCAAGGAACTTCCTTTTACCAAAAGGATATGCACTTCTGGCAACTCCAAAAAACAAAGCAGCCCTTGCTGAGACTCTTGAGTCCAGAAAAGAAGAGGAAGCTAAACTGGTAGCCGATGCTACAGCTAAAATTGAACAGCTGAAGAAAACTCAGCTTACCATCGCTACCAAAGTAGGTGCCGGTGATAAACTTTTCGGTTCCATTAACAATGCAAACCTTGCTGAAGAATTGGCTAAGGCAGGTGTTGATATCGACAGAAAATACATCAAGATTCCTGGTAACAACATTAAGAGAACAGGTAAATTCGCCGCTCAGGTGAGACTGCACCGTGATGTTGAGTATACTTACGAGTTCGACGTTGTTTCTGATGCACCTCCAGCTCCGGCAGCTCCAAAAGCTGAGCCTAAGAAAGTTGAAGCAGCAGCTGAAGAAACTTCTGAAGAAGCATAA
- the rpsR gene encoding 30S ribosomal protein S18 produces the protein MAIDDMAKQASAGGESEVKFLTPLDINTKSQKKYCRFKKYGIKHVDYKDADFLLQFVNEQGKILPRRYTGTSLKYQRKVSSAIKRARHLALMPYVADMLK, from the coding sequence ATGGCAATAGACGATATGGCTAAACAAGCCTCAGCAGGAGGAGAATCAGAAGTAAAATTCCTTACCCCGCTTGATATCAATACAAAATCTCAGAAAAAATACTGCAGATTTAAAAAATACGGAATTAAGCATGTTGATTACAAAGATGCAGATTTCCTTCTTCAGTTCGTAAACGAGCAGGGGAAAATCCTTCCAAGAAGATACACAGGAACTTCACTGAAGTACCAGAGAAAAGTTTCTTCTGCGATTAAAAGAGCAAGACACCTGGCTCTTATGCCTTACGTAGCAGATATGCTTAAGTAA
- a CDS encoding DUF3575 domain-containing protein, which translates to MKKLLFLGAIALCGAVSAQENSIKANPAALLGGSDLVTYERKLSDNITGVIGAGIGGFKLGGYKYESLGGGLQGRYYFDEALTGWYGAVVGDYITGKVEMNSAGFGFTMEGMEMDDSMNSDTDFSAFGGGLRAGYQWVFDSGFTLDLNGGASYKFYDYKNDTTVDGDNSTSGLKGNGILPSGSVGLGYTF; encoded by the coding sequence ATGAAAAAATTATTATTTTTGGGTGCAATAGCACTTTGTGGTGCGGTAAGCGCTCAGGAAAATTCTATTAAGGCTAACCCTGCTGCACTTTTGGGTGGTTCTGACCTTGTAACTTATGAAAGAAAACTTTCTGACAACATTACCGGTGTTATCGGAGCCGGAATCGGTGGTTTTAAACTGGGTGGCTACAAGTACGAAAGTTTAGGTGGTGGTCTTCAGGGACGTTACTATTTTGATGAGGCCCTAACCGGATGGTACGGTGCTGTAGTAGGCGATTATATCACAGGTAAAGTGGAAATGAATTCAGCCGGTTTCGGATTTACCATGGAGGGAATGGAAATGGACGACAGCATGAATTCAGACACAGATTTCTCTGCATTTGGTGGTGGTCTTCGCGCCGGGTACCAGTGGGTATTCGATTCCGGATTCACTCTGGATCTTAACGGAGGTGCTTCCTATAAGTTTTACGATTATAAGAACGATACTACGGTAGATGGGGACAACAGCACTTCAGGTCTTAAAGGAAACGGAATCCTTCCGTCCGGATCTGTAGGTTTGGGATATACTTTCTAA
- a CDS encoding S-adenosyl-l-methionine hydroxide adenosyltransferase family protein: MSLITLTSDYGYTDYRVAAIKGRILSLNPEARIVDISHDMQAYNLQQTAYTVSNAYPFFPKGSIHIISVDSFFHKDRKCIIYRADGHYFIAADNGVLSLIFSDIQPEAVYEITYNTRFDDVVSFTTLDVFAPAAVHLQNGGLPEVIGRKYLTPKELSLPKAGTTDNLIFGEVLYIDNFGNIISNISRSYFDENMKGYDSFTIKFRNLALSRIYKSYTDIVTDWNQETEYHGKPAAIFNSAGLLELTIYKGNSSNGAKTLFGLKVGERIYVEYH; this comes from the coding sequence ATGTCCTTAATTACATTAACATCTGATTATGGCTATACAGATTATCGTGTGGCTGCGATAAAAGGCAGAATTCTTTCCCTTAATCCTGAAGCACGGATTGTGGACATCTCCCACGACATGCAGGCTTATAACCTGCAGCAAACGGCATACACGGTGAGCAATGCCTATCCCTTTTTTCCCAAAGGCAGCATCCATATTATTTCCGTGGACAGTTTTTTCCATAAAGACCGGAAATGCATCATTTACAGGGCAGACGGTCACTATTTCATTGCCGCGGACAACGGTGTGCTGAGTCTGATTTTTTCCGATATCCAGCCTGAGGCTGTATATGAAATAACGTACAATACCCGCTTCGATGATGTGGTGAGCTTTACTACGCTTGATGTTTTCGCTCCGGCAGCGGTGCATCTCCAGAACGGTGGCCTGCCGGAAGTCATCGGACGAAAATATCTTACGCCAAAAGAGCTGTCCCTGCCCAAGGCCGGCACCACGGACAACCTTATTTTTGGCGAGGTTCTTTACATTGATAACTTCGGAAATATCATCTCTAATATCAGCCGGTCTTACTTTGACGAAAATATGAAAGGTTACGATAGCTTTACCATAAAATTCAGGAACCTTGCCCTCTCACGGATCTACAAGAGCTATACAGACATTGTAACAGACTGGAATCAGGAGACAGAATATCATGGGAAACCAGCCGCTATCTTTAACAGTGCAGGCCTCCTGGAACTTACCATATATAAGGGAAACAGCAGCAATGGCGCCAAAACCCTCTTTGGTCTGAAGGTAGGTGAACGCATCTATGTGGAATATCATTAA
- the ffh gene encoding signal recognition particle protein codes for MFNSLQDKLDKALHNISGRGKITEINVAETVKEIRRALVDADVNFKVAKDLTKRVQDKALGQNVLTSLTPGQLMTKIVHDELVELMGSTHAGINLSGKPSVILIAGLQGSGKTTFSGKLAHYLKQKKSKKPLLVACDVYRPAAIEQLKVLGGQIQVPVYTEEGSVNPSSIAENAIKFAKENNHDVVIVDTAGRLAIDEQMMNEIKSVHYFIKPNETLFVVDSMTGQDAVNTARTFNEALNFDGVVLTKLDGDTRGGAALTIRSVVEKPIKFISTGEKMEALDLFYPERMADRILGMGDVVSLVERAQEQFDEEEAKKLHKKIAKNEFGFDDFLQQISQIKKMGNMKDLMGMIPGVGKAIKDVDINDDAFKHIEAIIHSMTPEERRRPSIINTQRKNRIAKGAGRKIEDVNALMKQFEQMGKMMKMMQGPQGKQMMEMMSKGMPKMPGMGGNLFGR; via the coding sequence ATGTTCAACAGTTTACAGGATAAATTAGACAAAGCACTTCACAACATTTCCGGGCGCGGTAAGATTACAGAGATTAATGTAGCCGAAACCGTAAAGGAGATCCGGAGAGCACTTGTTGATGCCGATGTTAACTTTAAAGTTGCCAAGGATCTAACCAAACGTGTGCAGGACAAGGCTTTGGGCCAGAATGTCCTTACTTCGCTTACGCCGGGACAGCTCATGACCAAGATCGTACATGATGAATTGGTGGAGCTTATGGGAAGCACGCACGCAGGAATTAACCTGTCCGGTAAGCCAAGTGTCATTCTTATTGCCGGTTTGCAGGGTTCCGGGAAAACGACCTTCTCCGGAAAACTGGCACATTACCTGAAACAAAAGAAAAGCAAAAAACCTTTATTGGTTGCATGCGACGTATACAGACCTGCAGCTATTGAGCAGCTGAAAGTTCTGGGCGGGCAGATTCAGGTGCCTGTATATACTGAAGAAGGATCTGTAAACCCCTCTTCCATTGCGGAAAACGCAATCAAATTTGCTAAGGAAAACAACCATGATGTAGTAATTGTGGATACCGCCGGCCGTCTGGCTATTGATGAGCAGATGATGAACGAGATTAAGTCTGTTCACTATTTTATCAAGCCCAACGAAACGCTATTCGTGGTAGACTCCATGACCGGTCAGGATGCCGTGAATACGGCCAGGACCTTTAACGAGGCCCTGAACTTTGACGGTGTTGTTCTTACCAAACTGGATGGAGATACACGTGGTGGTGCAGCTCTTACGATACGTTCTGTAGTTGAAAAACCAATTAAATTCATTTCCACAGGTGAGAAGATGGAGGCGCTGGACCTGTTTTATCCCGAAAGGATGGCCGACCGTATCCTGGGCATGGGTGACGTTGTTTCCCTGGTGGAAAGAGCGCAGGAACAGTTTGACGAGGAAGAAGCCAAAAAGCTGCATAAGAAAATCGCCAAGAATGAGTTTGGCTTTGATGATTTCCTTCAGCAGATCAGTCAGATCAAGAAAATGGGTAATATGAAGGACCTTATGGGCATGATTCCCGGGGTTGGAAAAGCCATCAAGGATGTTGATATCAATGATGACGCCTTCAAGCATATTGAAGCCATCATTCACTCCATGACGCCTGAGGAAAGAAGGAGACCATCTATTATAAACACCCAAAGGAAAAACAGGATCGCCAAAGGTGCGGGAAGAAAGATTGAAGATGTAAACGCTCTTATGAAGCAGTTTGAGCAGATGGGCAAGATGATGAAGATGATGCAGGGGCCACAGGGCAAGCAGATGATGGAAATGATGAGCAAAGGAATGCCGAAGATGCCGGGAATGGGCGGTAACCTGTTCGGAAGGTAA
- a CDS encoding dihydrolipoamide acetyltransferase family protein has protein sequence MAEYKLLLPSMGEGVMEATIISWLFNEGDTVNEDDSVVEIATDKVDSDVPTPVSGKIVKILKQKDEVAKIGEAIAIMEVSGAGEAAQQPQEPKSREEVATEIPELTEQEVKELEKPLTASAHEFSGDLYLSPLVKNIAQQENISEGELKSIKGSGLESRITKEDILAYVANRSSAQPQQAETPKAAAPEKAAAPIAVPVAVGAGDEVIQMDRVRKIIADAMVNSKRISPHVTSFIETDVTNVVKWRTKHKDIFEKREGEKLTYMPIFVRAIVKAIQDFPLINVSVDGDKIIKKKNINIGMATALPDGNLIVPVIKNADQLSLSGLAKAINDLAYRARNKKLRPEDTQGATYTISNVGGFGNLMGTPIIPQPQVAILAVGAIVKKPAVLETKDGDVIAIRSLMFMSHSYDHRVVDGSLGGMFLKHVHDYLQNWDLNTEI, from the coding sequence ATGGCAGAATATAAGTTGTTACTCCCCTCTATGGGCGAAGGCGTGATGGAAGCTACAATCATCAGTTGGTTGTTCAATGAAGGAGACACTGTAAACGAAGATGATTCTGTAGTGGAAATCGCTACGGATAAGGTGGACTCCGATGTGCCGACACCGGTTTCAGGGAAAATTGTAAAGATTCTGAAGCAAAAGGATGAAGTTGCCAAGATTGGTGAAGCCATTGCAATTATGGAGGTTTCCGGCGCCGGCGAGGCTGCTCAGCAACCTCAGGAACCTAAATCCCGTGAGGAAGTGGCAACAGAAATTCCGGAGCTGACGGAGCAGGAGGTTAAGGAGCTGGAAAAACCTTTAACCGCATCTGCCCACGAGTTTTCGGGAGACCTTTATCTTTCGCCTCTGGTAAAAAATATTGCTCAGCAGGAGAATATTTCTGAAGGCGAACTTAAATCAATAAAAGGTAGTGGCCTGGAGTCCAGGATCACAAAAGAGGATATCCTGGCTTATGTTGCCAACAGAAGTTCTGCACAACCACAGCAAGCCGAGACTCCGAAGGCTGCAGCACCCGAGAAAGCCGCGGCTCCAATTGCCGTTCCTGTAGCGGTAGGTGCCGGCGACGAGGTAATCCAAATGGACCGTGTGCGCAAAATCATTGCGGACGCTATGGTGAACAGCAAAAGAATTTCACCGCACGTTACTTCATTTATAGAAACGGATGTAACCAATGTCGTGAAGTGGAGAACAAAGCATAAGGATATCTTTGAGAAAAGAGAGGGCGAAAAACTGACATACATGCCGATTTTCGTGAGAGCTATTGTAAAAGCCATTCAGGATTTCCCGCTGATCAACGTTTCTGTAGATGGTGATAAAATCATCAAAAAGAAAAACATCAATATCGGTATGGCTACTGCCCTGCCGGACGGTAACCTTATTGTACCTGTAATCAAGAATGCAGACCAACTTTCCCTTTCAGGACTTGCCAAGGCCATCAACGACCTGGCTTACCGCGCAAGAAACAAAAAACTGAGACCGGAGGACACTCAGGGCGCCACCTATACGATTTCAAATGTGGGCGGATTCGGTAACCTTATGGGAACACCTATTATTCCACAACCACAGGTTGCAATTCTTGCTGTTGGAGCTATTGTGAAAAAACCTGCAGTTCTTGAAACCAAGGACGGAGACGTAATAGCAATAAGAAGCCTTATGTTTATGTCTCATTCTTATGACCACCGCGTAGTAGACGGTTCGCTGGGTGGAATGTTCCTGAAACATGTTCACGATTACCTGCAGAACTGGGATTTGAACACTGAAATTTAA
- a CDS encoding chloride channel protein, with protein MVKKLIRYSRVRLKHIFDNIENQRLKRSMLQAVPFWIASFLTGVAAVMYAKIFEWAEHLLQLMLKWNALSIFAAAPAAFVLSWWLVQKYAPYAKGSGIPQVMAAVDLATPGQRHKLRFLLSFKIVLIKVLSSTVLVLGGGAVGREGPTIQIAGSVFRFVNQLLPNWWPRISIRNMIMTGAAAGLAAAFNTPMGGIVFAVEELAKIHLKYFKTALFTAVIIAGLTAQWLAGSYLYLGYPKTAGVTVSIIFPVIAVSVVCGLLSSNLSVVMLRINRWKRKLKTPTQNIIFLIISAWIIAALAYFVNWEVLGSGKGIMDRVLFSDNKSEAWYVPLLRMIGPALSFTSGGAGGIFAPALSAGASFGAFFSGIMDLQSNETNVVILAGMVAFLTGITRAPFTSAILVLEMTDRHSLIFYLMLAGMVSSLISMLVSRKSLYDSLKIAYLQELDSDPGIDLQNMRRKKRKTL; from the coding sequence ATGGTCAAAAAACTTATACGGTACAGCCGTGTCCGGCTTAAACATATTTTTGACAATATTGAAAACCAACGGTTGAAGAGAAGCATGCTTCAGGCGGTTCCGTTCTGGATAGCCTCATTTCTGACCGGTGTGGCTGCAGTGATGTACGCCAAAATTTTTGAATGGGCCGAACACCTCCTACAGTTAATGCTTAAATGGAATGCCCTGTCCATATTTGCAGCGGCACCTGCAGCCTTCGTACTGTCGTGGTGGCTCGTACAGAAATACGCACCCTATGCCAAAGGCAGCGGCATCCCACAGGTGATGGCAGCAGTAGATTTGGCCACACCGGGACAGCGGCATAAGCTGAGGTTTCTATTAAGCTTTAAAATTGTATTAATTAAAGTCCTTTCCAGTACGGTGCTGGTCCTTGGTGGCGGCGCGGTGGGCCGCGAGGGACCCACCATTCAGATTGCGGGCTCAGTTTTCCGGTTCGTTAACCAGCTGCTGCCTAACTGGTGGCCGCGGATTTCCATCCGAAACATGATCATGACCGGCGCGGCGGCCGGACTTGCGGCGGCTTTCAACACGCCTATGGGCGGAATCGTTTTCGCGGTGGAGGAACTCGCCAAAATCCATCTTAAATATTTCAAGACCGCGCTCTTTACCGCTGTAATTATTGCCGGACTCACGGCACAGTGGCTGGCCGGTTCCTATCTTTACCTTGGTTATCCGAAAACCGCGGGAGTAACCGTGTCAATCATCTTTCCGGTAATTGCGGTCTCTGTGGTCTGCGGCCTGCTGAGCAGTAACCTGTCGGTCGTGATGCTGCGTATCAACAGGTGGAAACGGAAACTGAAGACGCCAACTCAAAATATAATATTCCTTATCATCAGTGCCTGGATCATTGCAGCCCTCGCCTACTTTGTAAACTGGGAAGTCCTGGGTTCCGGAAAAGGTATTATGGACAGGGTGCTGTTCTCCGACAATAAATCTGAAGCCTGGTATGTACCTCTCCTACGGATGATAGGACCGGCGCTGTCCTTTACCTCAGGAGGTGCGGGCGGGATATTTGCACCCGCCTTAAGTGCGGGCGCCAGTTTCGGAGCGTTCTTCTCGGGGATAATGGATTTGCAGAGCAACGAGACCAATGTCGTAATCCTGGCCGGCATGGTGGCCTTTCTTACCGGTATCACCCGTGCACCCTTTACATCCGCAATCCTGGTTCTGGAAATGACCGACAGACATTCGCTTATTTTTTACCTTATGCTGGCAGGCATGGTATCATCATTGATTTCAATGCTTGTAAGCCGGAAATCACTATATGACAGCCTTAAAATCGCCTACCTGCAGGAACTGGACAGCGATCCGGGCATTGACTTACAAAATATGCGGCGGAAAAAGAGAAAAACATTATGA